One window of the Pseudarthrobacter sp. ATCC 49987 genome contains the following:
- a CDS encoding CPBP family intramembrane glutamic endopeptidase translates to MMASPNAGWRPNEPAHIAACGDGGGVETSDARLKEGRRFSSIGFRGANPVVKLVLGLVIGAVMMTLGVLIPWSLGEYAMSISPHTNLGASALVPVAVLLLVFVVQASTEEAVLRGYMLQVAGLQINGVVAVVASSVFFAVIHFDFRPIVLANITLYAVFACLVALGQGNLWLIAGIHAGWNFFQGNVFGLPVSGHAEASSLFAFGPGPDSHEMLTGGNFGVEASIMGTGILATATVIAFLYYHRQEKLRRPPGSLAARQPAEPHPGS, encoded by the coding sequence ATGATGGCGTCACCGAACGCGGGCTGGAGGCCTAATGAACCTGCACACATCGCCGCTTGTGGGGATGGCGGGGGAGTCGAAACGTCCGACGCGCGCCTGAAGGAAGGGCGCCGGTTCTCATCGATCGGTTTCCGCGGCGCGAACCCGGTCGTCAAGCTGGTACTCGGTCTGGTCATCGGTGCTGTGATGATGACATTGGGCGTGCTGATCCCGTGGTCGCTGGGGGAGTACGCGATGAGCATTTCACCGCACACCAACCTGGGAGCGTCCGCGCTTGTTCCGGTCGCGGTGCTGTTGCTCGTGTTTGTGGTGCAGGCTTCCACTGAGGAGGCCGTACTGCGGGGCTACATGCTCCAAGTCGCGGGCCTGCAGATCAACGGTGTCGTCGCGGTCGTTGCCAGCTCGGTGTTCTTCGCGGTGATTCACTTCGACTTCAGGCCGATCGTGTTGGCCAACATTACCCTGTACGCGGTGTTCGCCTGCCTAGTGGCGCTGGGGCAGGGCAACCTATGGTTGATCGCCGGCATCCATGCCGGGTGGAACTTCTTCCAGGGCAACGTCTTTGGCCTGCCTGTCAGCGGCCACGCTGAGGCGAGCAGCCTGTTCGCGTTCGGCCCCGGCCCTGACTCCCACGAAATGCTCACGGGCGGGAACTTCGGTGTTGAGGCGAGCATCATGGGCACGGGCATCCTCGCGACCGCCACCGTGATCGCCTTCCTCTACTACCACCGTCAGGAAAAACTGCGACGGCCGCCAGGAAGTCTCGCGGCGCGTCAGCCGGCCGAGCCGCACCCAGGATCGTGA